The Methanoregula sp. UBA64 genome contains the following window.
TCCTCCCAGAAGTGGTAAGATCCCCGGCTTACGATGAGGTTAAATGTTGCATCTTCTGTCGGGATCGCGTGAACATCTCCGGTCATGGGTACAACCTTTTCCTCCATGTTCCTCATCTGGACGTTCTTCTTTGCCAGTTCAAACATCTCCGGTGAACTGTCAAGAGCAGTTACCCGGAGATCCGAGAGCGTGGCAAGGGCAAGGGCGAGCGACGCCGGCCCGGAGCCGATGTCGAGACAGGTGCCTTCGGTAATACCGGTCCGCTCAAGGATCTGATGGGCTATCACCGGGTAGACCCGGGCGAAATCCGTGTTGGCAAACGTGTCGTACTGTCGGGCTTCGGCAGCCGATTTCCAGAAGGGTTTGGGGAACATGGGCATAGGGAATCGATACCACGTCTGGGATTCAATTGTCACCTATTAAGAATGGCTGCGGTGTTTTTTGTATACTGAAAGTGATGAGAGGGGAGTGTGGATCATCACCTCACACCGCTGTCGCTTCATGAAGTTGAGCCTTCAACAACCACATCCTTCTCCCATACTGCCGTCCCGGTGGGGATGTAAATAAATTTAACATGGACTACATCCCCCGATCGTAGTACTTCCCAGTTATTCCCG
Protein-coding sequences here:
- a CDS encoding class I SAM-dependent methyltransferase — encoded protein: MFPKPFWKSAAEARQYDTFANTDFARVYPVIAHQILERTGITEGTCLDIGSGPASLALALATLSDLRVTALDSSPEMFELAKKNVQMRNMEEKVVPMTGDVHAIPTEDATFNLIVSRGSYHFWEDLVVAFSEINRVLKPDGMAYIGGGYGSSRIRDEVLASRKERGIVDDAAHPARIRFRKYRPGEIEDSIHRAGIMDYHIINDDSGFWIVIKKSS